Proteins encoded together in one Orcinus orca chromosome 13, mOrcOrc1.1, whole genome shotgun sequence window:
- the BCL11A gene encoding B-cell lymphoma/leukemia 11A isoform X7, with the protein MSAEYAPQGICKDEPSSYTCTTCKQPFTSAWFLLQHAQNTHGLRIYLESEHGSPLTPRVGIPSGLGAECPSQPPLHGIHIADNNPFNLLRIPGSVSREASGLAEGRFPPTPPLFSPPPRHHLDPHRIERLGAEEMALATHHPSAFDRVLRLNPMAMEPPAMDFSRRLRELAGNTSSPPLSPGRPSPMQRLLQPFQPGSKPPFLATPPLPPLQSAPPPSQPPVKSKSCEFCGKTFKFQSNLVVHRRSHTGEKPYKCNLCDHACTQASKLKRHMKTHMHKSSPMTVKSDDGLSTASSPEPGTSDLVGSASSALKSVVAKFKSENDPNLIPENGDEEEEEDDEEEEEEEEEEEEELTESERVDYGFGLSLEAARHHENSSRGAVVGVGDEGRALPDVMQGMVLSSMQHFSEAFHQVLGEKHKRGHLAEAEGHRDTCDEDSVAGESDRIDDGTVNGRGCSPGESASGGLSKKLLLGSPSSLSPFSKRIKLEKEFDLPPAAMPNTENVYSQWLAGYAASRQLKDPFLSFGDSRQSPFASSSEHSSENGSLRFSTPPGELDGGISGRSGTGSGGSTPHISGPGPGRPSSKEGRRSDTCEYCGKVFKNCSNLTVHRRSHTGERPYKCELCNYACAQSSKLTRHMKTHGQVGKDVYKCEICKMPFSVYSTLEKHMKKWHSDRVLNNDIKTE; encoded by the exons ATGAGTGCAGAATATGCCCCGCAGGGTATTT GTAAAGATGAGCCCAGCAGCTACACATGTACAACTTGCAAACAGCCATTCACCAGTGCATGGTTTCTCTTGCAACACGCACAGAACACTCATGGATTAAGAATCTACTTAGAAAGCGAACACGGAAGTCCCCTGACCCCGCGGGTTGGTATCCCTTCAGGACTAGGTGCAGAATGTCCTTCCCAGCCACCTCTCCATGGGATTCATATTGCAGACAATAACCCCTTTAACCTGCTAAGAATACCAGGATCAGTATCCAGAGAGGCTTCCGGCCTGGCAGAAGGGCGCTTTCCACCCACTCCCCCCCTGTTTAGTCCACCACCAAGACATCACTTGGACCCCCACCGCATAGAGCGCCTGGGGGCGGAAGAGATGGCCCTGGCCACCCATCACCCGAGTGCCTTTGACAGGGTGCTGCGGTTGAATCCAATGGCTATGGAGCCTCCCGCCATGGATTTCTCTAGGAGACTTAGAGAGCTGGCAGGGAACACGTCTAGCCCACCGCTGTCCCCAGGCCGGCCCAGCCCTATGCAAAGGTTACTGCAACCATTCCAGCCAGGTAGCAAGCCGCCCTTCCTGGCGACGCCCCCACTCCCTCCTCTGCAAtccgcccctcctccctcccagcccccggtCAAGTCCAAGTCATGCGAGTTCTGCGGCAAGACGTTCAAATTTCAGAGCAACCTGGTGGTGCATCGGCGCAGCCACACGGGCGAGAAGCCCTACAAGTGCAACCTGTGCGACCACGCGTGCACACAGGCCAGCAAGCTGAAGCGCCACATGAAGACGCACATGCACAAGTCGTCCCCCATGACGGTCAAGTCCGACGACGGCCTCTCCACCGCCAGCTCCCCGGAACCCGGCACCAGCGACCTGGTGGGCAGCGCCAGCAGCGCGCTCAAGTCCGTGGTGGCCAAGTTCAAGAGCGAGAACGACCCCAACTTGATCCCGGAGAATGGGgacgaggaggaagaggaggacgacgaggaagaggaagaagaggaggaagaggaggaggaggagctgaCGGAGAGCGAGAGGGTGGACTACGGCTTCGGGCTGAGCCTGGAGGCGGCGCGCCACCACGAGAACAGCTCGCGGGGCGCGGTGGTGGGCGTGGGCGACGAGGGCCGTGCCCTGCCCGACGTCATGCAGGGCATGGTGCTCAGCTCCATGCAGCACTTCAGCGAGGCCTTCCACCAGGTCCTGGGCGAGAAGCATAAGCGCGGCCACCTGGCCGAGGCCGAGGGCCACAGGGACACATGCGACGAAGACTCGGTGGCCGGCGAGTCGGACCGCATAGACGATGGCACTGTTAACGGCCGCGGCTGCTCCCCGGGCGAGTCGGCCTCGGGGGGCCTGTCCAAAAAGCTGCTGCTGGGCAGCCCCAGCTCGCTGAGCCCCTTCTCCAAGCGCATCAAGCTCGAGAAGGAGTTCGACCTGCCCCCGGCCGCGATGCCCAACACGGAGAATGTGTACTCGCAGTGGCTCGCCGGCTACGCGGCCTCCAGGCAGCTCAAAGATCCCTTCCTTAGCTTCGGAGACTCCAGACAATCGCCTTTCGCCTCCTCGTCGGAGCACTCCTCGGAGAACGGAAGCTTGCGCTTCTCCACGCCGCCCGGGGAGCTGGACGGAGGGATCTCGGGGCGCAGCGGCACGGGAAGTGGAGGGAGCACGCCCCATATTAGTGGTCCGGGCCCGGGCAGGCCCAGCTCAAAAGAGGGCAGACGCAGCGACACTTGTGAGTACTGTGGGAAAGTCTTCAAGAACTGTAGCAATCTCACTGTCCACAGGAGAAGCCACACGGGCGAAAGGCCTTATAAATGCGAGCTGTGCAACTATGCCTGTGCCCAGAGTAGCAAGCTCACCAGGCACATGAAAACGCATGGCCAGGTGGGGAAGGACGTTTACAAATGTGAAATTTGTAAGATGCCTTTTAGCGTGTACAGTACCCTggagaaacacatgaaaaaatggcACAGTGATCGAGTGTTGAATAATGATATAAAAACTGAATAG
- the BCL11A gene encoding B-cell lymphoma/leukemia 11A isoform X6, producing the protein MAGGPACADKLLHWRGLSSPRSTHGALIPTPGMSAEYAPQGICKDEPSSYTCTTCKQPFTSAWFLLQHAQNTHGLRIYLESEHGSPLTPRVGIPSGLGAECPSQPPLHGIHIADNNPFNLLRIPGSVSREASGLAEGRFPPTPPLFSPPPRHHLDPHRIERLGAEEMALATHHPSAFDRVLRLNPMAMEPPAMDFSRRLRELAGNTSSPPLSPGRPSPMQRLLQPFQPGSKPPFLATPPLPPLQSAPPPSQPPVKSKSCEFCGKTFKFQSNLVVHRRSHTGEKPYKCNLCDHACTQASKLKRHMKTHMHKSSPMTVKSDDGLSTASSPEPGTSDLVGSASSALKSVVAKFKSENDPNLIPENGDEEEEEDDEEEEEEEEEEEEELTESERVDYGFGLSLEAARHHENSSRGAVVGVGDEGRALPDVMQGMVLSSMQHFSEAFHQVLGEKHKRGHLAEAEGHRDTCDEDSVAGESDRIDDGTVNGRGCSPGESASGGLSKKLLLGSPSSLSPFSKRIKLEKEFDLPPAAMPNTENVYSQWLAGYAASRQLKDPFLSFGDSRQSPFASSSEHSSENGSLRFSTPPGELDGGISGRSGTGSGGSTPHISGPGPGRPSSKEGRRSDTCEYCGKVFKNCSNLTVHRRSHTGERPYKCELCNYACAQSSKLTRHMKTHGQVGKDVYKCEICKMPFSVYSTLEKHMKKWHSDRVLNNDIKTE; encoded by the exons ATAAACTTCTGCACTGGAGGGGCCTCTCCTCCCCTCGTTCTACACACGGAGCTCTAATCCCCACGCCTGGGATGAGTGCAGAATATGCCCCGCAGGGTATTT GTAAAGATGAGCCCAGCAGCTACACATGTACAACTTGCAAACAGCCATTCACCAGTGCATGGTTTCTCTTGCAACACGCACAGAACACTCATGGATTAAGAATCTACTTAGAAAGCGAACACGGAAGTCCCCTGACCCCGCGGGTTGGTATCCCTTCAGGACTAGGTGCAGAATGTCCTTCCCAGCCACCTCTCCATGGGATTCATATTGCAGACAATAACCCCTTTAACCTGCTAAGAATACCAGGATCAGTATCCAGAGAGGCTTCCGGCCTGGCAGAAGGGCGCTTTCCACCCACTCCCCCCCTGTTTAGTCCACCACCAAGACATCACTTGGACCCCCACCGCATAGAGCGCCTGGGGGCGGAAGAGATGGCCCTGGCCACCCATCACCCGAGTGCCTTTGACAGGGTGCTGCGGTTGAATCCAATGGCTATGGAGCCTCCCGCCATGGATTTCTCTAGGAGACTTAGAGAGCTGGCAGGGAACACGTCTAGCCCACCGCTGTCCCCAGGCCGGCCCAGCCCTATGCAAAGGTTACTGCAACCATTCCAGCCAGGTAGCAAGCCGCCCTTCCTGGCGACGCCCCCACTCCCTCCTCTGCAAtccgcccctcctccctcccagcccccggtCAAGTCCAAGTCATGCGAGTTCTGCGGCAAGACGTTCAAATTTCAGAGCAACCTGGTGGTGCATCGGCGCAGCCACACGGGCGAGAAGCCCTACAAGTGCAACCTGTGCGACCACGCGTGCACACAGGCCAGCAAGCTGAAGCGCCACATGAAGACGCACATGCACAAGTCGTCCCCCATGACGGTCAAGTCCGACGACGGCCTCTCCACCGCCAGCTCCCCGGAACCCGGCACCAGCGACCTGGTGGGCAGCGCCAGCAGCGCGCTCAAGTCCGTGGTGGCCAAGTTCAAGAGCGAGAACGACCCCAACTTGATCCCGGAGAATGGGgacgaggaggaagaggaggacgacgaggaagaggaagaagaggaggaagaggaggaggaggagctgaCGGAGAGCGAGAGGGTGGACTACGGCTTCGGGCTGAGCCTGGAGGCGGCGCGCCACCACGAGAACAGCTCGCGGGGCGCGGTGGTGGGCGTGGGCGACGAGGGCCGTGCCCTGCCCGACGTCATGCAGGGCATGGTGCTCAGCTCCATGCAGCACTTCAGCGAGGCCTTCCACCAGGTCCTGGGCGAGAAGCATAAGCGCGGCCACCTGGCCGAGGCCGAGGGCCACAGGGACACATGCGACGAAGACTCGGTGGCCGGCGAGTCGGACCGCATAGACGATGGCACTGTTAACGGCCGCGGCTGCTCCCCGGGCGAGTCGGCCTCGGGGGGCCTGTCCAAAAAGCTGCTGCTGGGCAGCCCCAGCTCGCTGAGCCCCTTCTCCAAGCGCATCAAGCTCGAGAAGGAGTTCGACCTGCCCCCGGCCGCGATGCCCAACACGGAGAATGTGTACTCGCAGTGGCTCGCCGGCTACGCGGCCTCCAGGCAGCTCAAAGATCCCTTCCTTAGCTTCGGAGACTCCAGACAATCGCCTTTCGCCTCCTCGTCGGAGCACTCCTCGGAGAACGGAAGCTTGCGCTTCTCCACGCCGCCCGGGGAGCTGGACGGAGGGATCTCGGGGCGCAGCGGCACGGGAAGTGGAGGGAGCACGCCCCATATTAGTGGTCCGGGCCCGGGCAGGCCCAGCTCAAAAGAGGGCAGACGCAGCGACACTTGTGAGTACTGTGGGAAAGTCTTCAAGAACTGTAGCAATCTCACTGTCCACAGGAGAAGCCACACGGGCGAAAGGCCTTATAAATGCGAGCTGTGCAACTATGCCTGTGCCCAGAGTAGCAAGCTCACCAGGCACATGAAAACGCATGGCCAGGTGGGGAAGGACGTTTACAAATGTGAAATTTGTAAGATGCCTTTTAGCGTGTACAGTACCCTggagaaacacatgaaaaaatggcACAGTGATCGAGTGTTGAATAATGATATAAAAACTGAATAG